The region gacacacacagacacagacacagacacagacacagacacagacacacacagacacacacagacacacacacacacacacacacacacacagacacacacacacacacacacacacacacacacacacacacacacacacctatgtgtgcgtgtgtgcgtgcatgcacatgtgcatgaGAGTCTACACTTATACTGTAACAACAATCATACTCGTTTCAGTCCTTCACACATTCTTGACTCCCATCCTTGAGCTGGAGCATCTTCAGGAATAAAAACCTGCAATAACAAATCCTCCTTCCTACCACACATAATCTGTTAATTGCCAACAATTCAATTATATCTCACCCAATCTGCTCCAACAGCCAATGCTGACATTAATGCTAAGTATCTGTGTAAGACAAATAGCATGAGTAAAACAATGGAAGTAATGATAAAGGAGTTCATACACTAACCCACAGTGTCTGCCCATCACTTCAAGAACAAACGAACGCTGATGGCTGAAAGGCAAATTTGAAAGTCAATACATGTgtatgcgcgcgcgcgcacacacacacacacacacacacacacactgacacacacacacacacacacacacacacacacacacacacatgtacacacacacacacacacacacacacacacacacacatgtacacacacacacacacacacacacacacacacacacacacatgcacacacacacatgcacacacacacacacacctggctGCTGTGCTTGTGATAGCATCCACGGCCTCTATAATCCTGACAAATACATTGCATCAACACAAGCATGATCAAACCTGTACTCAATGGAATACCTGTGGAGAGCCGAATCTGTACCAATTGTTATGTCTGTGCCACAAAAATCGTTATCAATTGATCCAACTATTCCAACAATGTTGAGATGTTCTACGCCCGCAGTTTCTGTTGCTTGCAGCTCTTCTGTAAGATAAAAATAAATGTCTAGCAAACATCAGTGACCACTGTAATCCACAAAAACAATAAACCATAATGGCTACACTTTGAGGTTAATTTCTGTGTGTAAATCACTCCTTTTAGAAATGAGGTAGAGGCAGTGCTTAGCCTATAGACAGAATTATATGCACGTGTATGTcataatagtctagtgtattgtgagatgcatccctccaatacaatagtctagtgtattatcagatgcatccttccaatacaatagtctagtgtattgtgagatgcatccttccaatacaatagtctagtgtattatgagatgcatccctccaatacaatagtctagcaTATTGTGAGCTGCATCcatccaatacagtagtctaatgcattcaaacacacaatacactatTTCCTCTCACCAATACATTAACTTTACAACAACACTAAAACAACTTGCTTTTTTCCACAAGCTCTTGCAAGAGACTCTTCCATTCGGTTCGAAAAATATTTGCTCCTGTCAAGCTGCCATCTCCACCCACGACCACCAAATTACTGATGCCACGCTTGACCATATTTCTTGCAGCAACAAGTCGTCCTTCTCGCTTTCTAAAAGATTCACATCGAGCCGTTCCAAGTGTGGTTCCACCCAACTTCATTATTCCAGACACATCATTCCATTCAAGTTGGTCAATCTGGTTTCTCACAAGTCCTTCATATCCCTGCAAGGAGACGTGGACGTATGATATCAGATCTATATCTATACAACTTggttttatctgtctgtttggtagTGTGttctgtatctgtgtctgttgatgtggttatccatctgtccatccgtctgtctttatgtctgtctggtctgttgatgtgtgtgtgtgtgtgtgtgtgtgtgtgtgtgtgtgtgtgtgtgtgtgtgtgtgtgtgtgtgtgtgtgtgtgtgtgtgtgtgtgtgtgtgtgtgtgtgtgtgtgtgtgtgtgtgtgtgtcaaggtgtgtgtgtgtctgtctgtctgtctgtctgtctgtctgtctgtctgtctgtacgtctgtacCTCTCTAATACCAAACACTCTAAAGCCTTTGAAAATAGCAACTCTGACTGCAGCGCGAACAGCAGCATTCATTCCTATTGTAACAAATATAACGTCAAACTAATCaatcaaattaataaatattcgTCATATCTGATGCCTTGTGAGTCTCCACCACTTGTCAGAATACCAATACAACGACCACACAATTCTTCCTGGATGCTATTGTCAGCTGAGCCATCTGATTGATCACTCTTTAACCACGGACGTCTACCACGTTTGAATGTTGGACCACCAGGAGGTTCAGTAGACCTGTTTTTAACtaaagagacaaacacattggtaacaacacaaaatgacagacagacaaatagacaaacagacagacaaacagccagccaaatggacagccagacaaacagacaatgagaaagacgacagacagacagacagacagccaaacagacagacagacaaatagacagacagacaaacaaacaatgagacagacgacagacagacagacagacagacagacaaaaagacagacagaaaacagacagacagacaaagagacagacagacaaacagccaatgagaaagacgacagacagacagacagattggtaacaacacagacagacagacagacagccaaacagacagacagacaaatagacagacagacaaacagacaacgagaaagacgacagacagacagacagacagacagattggtaacaacacagacagacagacagattggtaacaacacagacggacagacagccaaacagacagacaaacaaatagacagacagacagacaaacaatgagacagacgacacacagacagacagacagacagagagacagacagacagaaaacagacagacagacaaatagacacacagacagacaaatagacacacagataaacagacaacgagaaagacgacagacagacagaaaacagacagacagaaaacagacagacagacagacagaaaacagacagacagacagacagattggtaacaacacagacagccagacagccagccaaacagacagacagacaaacaaacagtgagacagacaacagacagacagacagacagacagacagacagacagacaaaaagacagacagaaaacagacagacagacaaacagagacaaaaaacagacggaccgacaaacagacagacagatagagagacagattgacaaacacataagcaaacaaacgtgcacaaacaacaaattacaGTTGGCTCAGCCAGTGTTGTCTATGTAATTTGAACATGTAACATGTAGCTCTACGCTGAGGAAACAAGATTTGTGCGCACAAACAAACGCCTGGGTCCTCAAGGCCAGCGAACGCTGGATGCAGACATTTATCACAGGAGCTACAGTATTTCTGTAAAGATACACTTCAAATGTCCATCCAGCAATCACCAGTGCACAAATTAGTCAGCGAgcctttttaattaattatacacaTCGACTCAACcgtagggtaggtgtacctagttgtggacactccccggtaatttgagttacaatcgctgttttctcaCACAcagggaaacatgtccgatatacgcaccaatgtctaggcttcgtaacgatacctgtacgactagaatcgcacaatgTTAGCTAGCACACTAGCACACTAgcacaatatacgggataacgtctgtaaacagcctggACACgaggtgtatcctaattgtggacatttttctCTGTCACAGAAAGtgactgagcctgagtaacagctggactagatacctgaatggttgcctcacaagctggtattttggaccacaatcaaaaccatgttctgttgtgtatcacctctgtgtaaaatggtgtcgtgcctttcaaatttgcagaaaccaagtgttctgtctacAATAAAATGCAGGAGgcgatcaatcatgtttagatgaacgtctgaactgtaaaTTGTGGTTCTAGCCTTTTTTTGCGTTGCTGgtggagctgattattgatatcagacaaggtaggtTTGACCTTCCATCtatcctaggtgagtttgtaggttttcattttgtgtcttattgttgccagatctagtagcagtgaagacagtcaaattctgactggattacgaatgtcgctgatattgacattccaccttctttgttcgttctcatttcataccctattgtggccagatctagtagcagtgaaaaacagctagattgtcagtggaaTACGGATGTCTAGATgtagtatgagtgaagatattcacgtgtttactggactggaaatacacgttcgctccatgcCATAACGCGCATCTTTAGCACGTtacagtcaacgtaactataagctcaaaactttaccaaggtactcgataattgcttaactaacatcagggcactttcatgatccaacaaaagatcgattcgtatacctcgaatttgtggagGAACCTTGTACAGTTTCGCAGGTGAATCgtggtgatacaccacagaacatggttttgattgcggcccaaaataccagcttgtgaggcaaccattcaggtatctagtccagcagttactcagacccagtcgctttctgtggcggagaaaaatgtccacaattacaCTCCCGTTTgggctgttcacagacgttatcccgtatattttgctagtgcgctagcagacgttgtgcgattctagtcgtacaggtattgttccaaagcttagacattggtgcgtacatcggacatgtttccctctctctctgttgcaggttaccagagaaacagcgtttgtaactcaaattaccggggagtgtccacaattaggtacacacCTTACCATGTTGTAACCACGTGATCAAGCTTTTAgggtttttaattaataatttctCGCGCCTACGTACGCCTGCAATGGCTTCCCGTTCTCTATCAATGATCGagtagtactgtactgcatTTTAGAATCCCATTCGAGCCATATTCGGGACCTCAATGTGTCAGACTCTGAGTGTTTCTTCGCCAGGCTTCCGTTTCTGCCTATTTATCACTACACACTCGACTTATCCAAATGAAAGTCTAGTAAATTAATCAATCAGTCCCTAGAGACTCCATCTGTACTATGATCTCCTTCTGTTAGCTCCTGATTGTCGCCACGTGAACTGAGCAAAACGCGTGCACCGTATACAAACCACACATGAATGACTCACCCGTACACACAACGAATCCATACTTACTACAAGCTAGAGAGTTCATGCTAGACATCAAATTCGAAGACACAGTCACACTACACCATACAACGACGAAGAAAACAAAAACCCGGAAGCAAGAAAAACTCGATGAATGAATTTGTCGCCTCGCTAACTCCGATCGACACCAACAACAAGCTGTTCACTGTTAATACGACGTACCTTGAAGTGCTAACGATCTCGAGCTGAAGGTCGACCAGATGAGCCGCGCCAGGAGAGCACCCATCCCTAGAGCTCTCCTGCCGGCAACAACCCACTCAAAACTGGATCAAACCCATTATGCACGTGACAAACATTTAAATACCCGGATGCTCGTGTTGTAAACTTAACACCCGGATTTGAATAGCATGGAAATGGCGTACGTTGTGTGTTAATCGTTTTTTCGCGTGTTTGTTATATTTGTGAGGGTTTTTGTTGGATGATTTAGTGATTCGCGTGGTCCTCTGTTGGATACACCGTTTGTGGGCGAAGCAGGTGTCTATGTTGATGAGTATGATGAGGTGAATGTTGGAGATCTGGAGGGAGATGAATATGTGGAGACACAACCGTGAGAGGCTTGACTGGctatttttgtgtgtgcttgctgGCATGTTTTTTTTgagtactgtgtgtgtgtgtgtgtgtgtgtgtgtgtgtgtgtgtgtgtgtgtgtgtgtgtgtgtgtgtgtgtgtgtgtgtgtccgtgtgcgtgtgcgtgtgtgtgtgtgtgtgtgtatgtgtgtgtgtgtgtgtgtgtgtgtgtgtgtgtgtgtgtgtgtgtgtgcgtgtgcgtgcgtgtgtgtgtgtgtgtgtttgtgtgtgtgtgtgtgtgtgtgtgtgtgtgtgtgtgttcgtgtgtgtgtgtgtgtgtgtgtgtgcgtgcgtgtgtgtacgtttgtttgtgtatctctctgtctgtctgtttgtttgtttgtctatttgtctgtctgtttgtctgtctgtttgtttgtttgtctatttgtctgtctgtttgtctgtctgtttgtttgtttgtctatttgtctgtctgtttgtctgtctgtttgtctgtctgtctgtttgtttgtttgtctatttgtctgtctgtttgtctgtctgtttggttggttgtctgtttgtttgtctgtttgtctgtttgtttgtttgtctgtttgtttgtttgtctattttgtctgtctgtttgtctgtctgtgtttgtctgtttatctgtctttgtctgtctgtttgtttgtttgtctctctgtttatttgtttgtttgtctgtctgtttgtttatttgtttgtctgtctgtttgtttgtttgtgtgtatgtttgtttgtgtctgtgtctgtctgtttgtttgtttgttttttatctttatttgtttgtttgtctgtttgtttgtttatttgtttgtttgtctgtctgtctgtttgtttgtttatttatttgtttgtgtgtctgtttgtttgtctgtttgtttatttgtttattattgtgttgttatctgtttgtttgtttgtctgtctgtttgtctgtctgtctttgtttgtctgtttatctgtctttgtctgtctgtttgtttgtttgtctctctgtttatttgtttgtttgtctgtctgtttgtttatttgtttgtttgtttgtctgtttgtttgtgtgtttgtttatctgtttgtttgtctgtctgtttgtttgtttgtgtgtatgtttgtttgtgtctgtgtctgtttgtttgtttgtttgtttttatctttatttgtttgtttgtctgtttgtttgtttatttgtttgtttgtctgtctgtctgtttgtttgtttatttatttgtttgtgtgtctgtttgtttgtctgtttgattatttgtttattattttgttgttatctgtttgtttgtttgtttgtctgtttgtctgtttgtgtgtgtctgtgtgtttgtttgtctgtttgtctgcttgtttgtttgtttgttttttatctttatttgtttgtttatctgtttgtttgtctgtctgtttggctgtctgtttatttatctctctgtttgtAACCAAATCTTGCTGTTTGTATAGCCCCATGAAACAATTGTATATTCCATTTGACCTGACGGAGGCTAGTGAATTGTTTACTTCTGTTGCACAACCAGTAGACTCGGAATCTTTCTCTGAAGCCATTCTACAGCGAAGCGAGCAGATTACTCCATCAGCAGATGAGCAGGTCTTAacaacagtgtgtgtgtctgtctgtctgtctgtctgtctgtctgtcaatcctcatatatttcaaacatgaacactactacaggctaatgaagagaaggtgagtttaagcaggctctatgcggccactacaactatactgctatctatacctaatgtatgtaaaattgtgtgacaaagtcatctacagtgttacaactattaaaggtaagaatagaaattttttttgctattgtctttgcattgcaccgCTGTAGTGTTATTGAAAACCGCTTTCGCCAAAAGCACATAAACTCATTGCAGTTATTGTTGCCAGCATCATCACATGATCGGCGAGATAGTTCCTGTAGATACTTTGTGGCTTCTTCACCCCAgcgaccaaagtgttccatgacGAGGGGAACAAATCTCATTGAAGACATTCCAGCGAGCTTTAGCTCACTGTATttttttgtcttcctgtcctctcttcttgctgctgctgccccGTCTTTCTCAGCAGCCTGACTCACAATGTCCGATGCTCATGGATGTGAAAGGGCTACATCTAGTTCCACATTGGCACCAGagccaacatcaaagacagcgatgtccggtctgttgttGCTATCATTGTATCTGTCCCTCGGTTCCTTTTTGTGGTGAATCTGCAGCTGCCGCAAACAGTCATCCCATTCACTTACTATCGAATCGTGTGACCAAACAGGCCCACCACCCTTCTTACAAGTCAGCAAGTGGTATCCCATTTCGTCTAATGCAGTTCCACAATCACACTGCTCAATCCATCTGACAGCCGGCAAAGATAGACCCAATCTCAGCAAACACGCCAAACGGAATTCACAAGGTGAGAGTGCGAATTTTGCTGATTCTGGAATCGTGTTAAGCCAGGAGCCAGCACCTTTTCCACCTAGAGAGCGAAGGCGAGCCGCATCTCTGGGCGAAGCAGTGTTTTCTACCATGTGGGCAGTAGCAAAAGACATGTGTTGACGagttaatttttgttgtagtctCTTAGTGTTCTCTAGCAAGTCAGTAAAAATCTTGCCAGGAGGAATTGCTCGAAGTAACTCGGATCTAATAGAACCATCTGCACCATCTCCAAAAATGATTTCATTAATTTGATTCTCCATAGCTGGGAATCGAATCGGTAATGTCGACAGTGCATTAGCCCAGCTAGATATAAAGGCTATTTGACATATCTCTGTAATGGATGTCATCCCAAAACCTCCATTTTTAATCGGTAGTGTCGCTTGAAACCATCTGTCGTTTGGAATTGGACCACAGTTCAGTATTTTTGAAAATGACTCTCTTGTCAGATGATCATGCAGTGAAGCTGCTTCGATGAGGTACTTTGGTGCTACTGACCTTGCCAAGTGTGTCACTCTAGGAACATGGCAATGCCTAAGTAAAAGCATTGCACTCTGTGGATCCTCAAGCTCGACCAGTTGGTCACacaaaatctgtctgtctgtctgtgtctgtctgtctgtctgtctgtctgtgtgtgtgtgtgtgtgtgtgtgtgtgtgtgcgcgcgcgcgtgtgtgtctgtgtgtgtctgtctgtgtgtgtgcgtgtgtctgtgtttgtgtctgtgtctgtctgtctgtctgtctgtctgtctgtctgtctgtgtctgtctgtctgtttgtctgtctgtctgtctgtgtgcgtgtgtgtgtgtgtgtgtgtgtgtgtgtgtgtgtgtgtgtgtgtgtgtgtgtgtgtgtgtgttcgcgcacgtgcacacacacacaaacacatgcatgtcTGAGTATGTAAAATTGGTAAAGATTGCACAGTGTATCTATTGCTTTCACTGCAAGTCACTGACAGTTTATTCTTTTATTTCAGGCTTCAGTCAATTCATTAACAGCAAAAGTAACCTCCGTCTTAGAAGCCATGTCCATTAGACAAGAGCTAGTGGATGGCATGGTTATTCATTTTTGTGACTGTTTTTAGGTATTGGAGAtgatgtgtgaggtgtgtggtgtttgtattAGGGTGTTGAGGAGATTAGATCAGTTGGTGCTTATAAGAAAGGCACACAGTTAGCTGGAGATATGACCGCTGAAGTGGCGGTGATTTTGAAGAATTGGCCGACATGTAAGTTAAGTGTGATGTTATGTAAAAGTTAGTAACTAgttaaacagacaggcagatggacagacagacagacatacagataaacagacacatggagaggcagacagacagattgttatatttgaacttttactctaccaataaccatcgctaactttacgtatgcataacaataacagtcaatgaacagatagacagagacatggacagatagacaggcacatggacagacagacagatagacagacacatggacagacagacagatagacagacacatggacagatagacagacagacagatagacagacacatgaacagatagacagatagacagacacatggacagacagacagatagacagacacatggacagatagacagacagacagatagacagacacatgaacagatagacagatagacatacacatggacagacagacagatagacagataaacagacacatggacagacagacagacagacagataaacagacacatggacagacagacagacagtcagacagatagacagacagacaggcagatagacagacagacagatagacagacacatggacagacagagacacatggacaaacagacagatagacagataaacagacatggacagacaaacagatagacagatagacagacacatagacagacagacagacagacaaatagacacagaGACATATAGCTGCAGAAAGACTTCAACTCTCAGTGGACAGTCATGGTAAACATTTAGAGAGTACGACGATAGGTCCCTTCTGTCTAGTCATAATgcgtatgtatgtgtatttggTGCATATCTAAGAAagatatgtattgacagacagacagacagacagatagacggacggacagacggatggacagagagacagacaaacagatggacacacagacttGTAGACCACATTTCTGTCGCATGTAGTAGACGATTAACTTAAGACAACaaaataagacagacaaacagcctgGTGCTGTCTCTACTCGTACATGCGTATTACTGTTTAACAGTTTTAGTTCCATTGTGTGAGATACTGCAAACTTTTGTGATATTTTTACATAGACACTGCAGTTGAAGAGATGGCACAACTCTTGAAGGAACGCGTGGCCTCCAAAGATACACAAAATGGTacacctgtgtgtgtgtgtgtgtgtgtgtgtgtgtgtgtgtgtgtgtttgtttgtgtgtgtgtgtgtgtgtgtgtgtgtgtgtgtgtgtgtgttggtgtgtattggagtgtgtatttgtttgtttgtttgtttgtttgtttgtttgtgtattggtgtgtgtgtttgtttgtttgtgtgtgtgttagttgtgtgtgtgtgtgtgttgtgtgtgtgtttgtttgtttgtgtgtgtgttggtgtgtatcggagtgtgtttgtttgtttgtttgtttgtgtgtttggtgtgtatcagtgtgtgtttgtttgtgtgtgtgtgtgtgtgtgtgtgtgtttgtttgtttgtgtgtgtgttgtgtgtgtgtgtttgtttgtttgtgtgtgtgtgtgtgttggtgtgtattggagtgtgtgtgtttgtttgtttgtgtgtgttggtgtgtatcggagtgtgtgtgtgtttgtttgtttgtgtatgtttggtGTGTAtcggtgtgtgtttgtttgtttgtttgtctgtgtgtgtgttgatgtgtgtttgtttgtttgtttgtgtgtttgttgttgttgttgttgtgtgtgtgttactataTTTACATACATTTCTATTTGTTTAGAATATGTAGTGGATGTCACTGAGACAAGTACATACACATAACAAACTACAAATTATGTTGCACTGACATGTATGAGTGAGTGTACAGGCATTACAGTGTGCGACGGCATTGCTCAAGTGACCATCATGGTAATGTGCTTTCCTCAGTCAGTCCAAGAGAACCAAACCGAGGACACACATCAGTCTGAAAATCGAGGTGTACAGCGATTCACGTGTCTTGCATTAATTCCTCTCTATGTACAATGTATTGagattttaattatttaattatttaattaacatattggtacctaatatttttaattgatatcaattttaagTTGAAATGTagtgtatttattattgaatttatattttattgttatatattaattcatatattaatttatatttgctTTTAGAAAGGATCTTCTTGAGATAATAAATTGATAGAGAGTGTAGTATTTTATTGGGTGTGGATGTATGATTTGTTCTTGCAGTGCCATTGGCTGATATTGACTCGGGGCTGGCTGCCATTCGTCACACTCGCTGGTTTGATGAGAATGTTATACACACCAGGCAAGTgttactcacacacacacacacacacacacacacacacacacacacacacacacacacacacacacacacacacacacacacacacacacacacacacacacacacacacacacacacacacacacatctggaCTCTACGATAGTTTAGTATACGACTATTCATTTGAATTACAGTGTGAAGATTCTGGCACGGCTGCTGAAGGACTTATGTCAGAGGATAACACAACTGAGACATCTTAATGACTGGCACTGCGAACTTCTGGTATGTCGATTGGTGACTATATAAATGACGAGCGAGACGTCTGCTTCTCGGCTCGGCtggcctgtgtgtgtgtgtgtgtgtgtgtgtgtgtgtgtgtgtgtgtgtgtgtgtgtgttttgtgtgtgtgtgtgtgtgtgtgtgtgtgtgtgtgtgtgtttgtgtgtgtgtgtgtgtgtgtgtgtgtgtgtgtgtgtgtgtgtttgtgtttgtgtgtgtgtttgtgtgtgtgtgtgtgtttgtgtgtgtgtgtgtgtgtgtgtgtgtgtttgtgtgtgtttgtgtgtgtgtgtgtgtgtgtgtgtgtgtgtgtgtgtttgtgtgtgtgtttgtgtgtgtgtgtgtgtttgtgtgtgtgtgtgtgtgtgtgtgtgtgtgtgtgtgtgtgtgtgtttgtgtgtgtttgtgtgtgtgtgtgtgtgtgtgtgtgtgtgtttgtgtgtgtgtgtgtgtgtgtgtgtgtgtgtgtgtgtgtgtgtgtgtgtgtgtgtgtgtgtgtgtgtgtgtgtgtgaccatgtgcatttgtgtgcacgtgtgtatgcacgcacgtgtgtgtgtgtgtgtgtgtgtgtgtgcacgtgcgtgcgtgtgtgtgtgcacgtgcatgtgtgtgtgtgtgtgtgtgtgtgtgtgcgtgtgtgtgtgtgtgtgtgtgtgtgtgtgtgtgtgtgtgtggtgtgtgtgtgtgtgtgtgtgtgtgtgtgtgtgtgtgtgtgtgtgtgtgtgtgtttgtatgtgtgtatgtgtggtgtgtgtgtgaccatgtgcatgtgtgtgcgtgcgtgcatgtgttcgtgcatgcgtgtgtgtgtgtgtgtgtgtgtgtgtgtgtgtgtgtgtgtgtgtgtgtgtgtggtgtgtgaccatgtgcatgtgtgtgtgtgtgtgtgtgtgtgtgtgtgtgtgtgtgtgtgtgtgtgtgtgtgtgtgtgtgtgtgtgtgtgtgtgtgtgtgtgtgtgtgtgaccatgtgcatgtgtgtacgtgcgtgcatgtgttcgtgcatgcgtgcatgtgtgtgtgtgtgtgtgtgtgtgtgtgtgtgtgtgtgtgtgtgtgtgtgtgtgtgtgtgtgtgtgtgtgtgtgtgtgtgtgtgtgt is a window of Corticium candelabrum chromosome 20, ooCorCand1.1, whole genome shotgun sequence DNA encoding:
- the LOC134195707 gene encoding interleukin enhancer-binding factor 2 homolog, which encodes MEMADSRGPLLDTPFVGEAGVYVDEYDEVNVGDLEGDEYVETQPPMKQLYIPFDLTEASELFTSVAQPVDSESFSEAILQRSEQITPSADEQASVNSLTAKVTSVLEAMSIRQELVDGMGVEEIRSVGAYKKGTQLAGDMTAEVAVILKNWPTYTAVEEMAQLLKERVASKDTQNEYVVDVTETSITVCDGIAQVTIMVMCFPQSVQENQTEDTHQSENRVPLADIDSGLAAIRHTRWFDENVIHTSVKILARLLKDLCQRITQLRHLNDWHCELLAHFCVLQHSNNQPLPVTVAFKRFLQLMSAGFFLPDSVCIDDPCEADDLKVHQNLTYDQMEEVTTICQCLLRLLTYGAHREILGVEPGFSLDFSSTIEYGGVTISPPQHVLPPTQIVTQ